A DNA window from Gorilla gorilla gorilla isolate KB3781 chromosome 6, NHGRI_mGorGor1-v2.1_pri, whole genome shotgun sequence contains the following coding sequences:
- the DBNL gene encoding drebrin-like protein isoform X5, translated as MKATAMTSAWLAQGTGEGVNDVRKGACASHVSTMANFLKGAHVTINARAEEDVEPECIMEKVAKASGANYSFHKESGRFQDAGPQAPVGSVYQKTNAVSEIKRVGKDSFWAKAEKEEENRRLEEKRRAEEAQRQLEQERRERELREAARREQRYQEQGGEASPQSRTWEQQQEVVSRNRNEQGSTCASLQESAMHPREIFKQKERAMSTTSISSPQPGKLRSPFLQKQLTQPETHFGREPAAAISRPRADLPAEEPAPSTPPCLVQAEEEAVYEEPPEQETFYEQPPLVQQQGAGSEHIDHHIQGQGLSGQGLCARALYDYQAADDTEISFDPENLITGIEVIDEGWWRGYGPDGHFGMFPANYVELIE; from the exons ACAGGCGAGGGCGTGAACGATGTGCGGAAGGGAGCCTGCGCCAGCCACGTCAGCACCATGGCCAACTTCCTGAAG GGGGCCCATGTGACCATCAACGCACGGGCCGAGGAGGATGTGGAGCCTGAGTGCATCATGGAGAAGGTGGCCAAGGCTTCAGGTGCCAACTACAGCTTTCACAAGGAGAGTGGCCGCTTCCAGGACGCGGGACCCCAGGCCCCAGTG GGCTCTGTGTACCAGAAGACCAATGCCGTGTCTGAGATTAAAAGGGTTGGTAAAGACAGCTTCTGGGCCAAAGCAGAG aaggaggaggagaaccgTCGGCTGGAGGAAAAGCGGCGGGCCGAGGAGGCGCAGCGGCAGCTGGAGCAGGAGCGCCGGGAGCGTGAGCTGCGTGAGGCTGCACGCCGGGAGCAGCGCTATCAGGAGCAGGGTGGCGAGGCCAGCCCCCAGAG CAGGACGTGGGAGCAGCAGCAAGAAGTGGTTTCAAGGAACCGAAATGAGCAG GGGTCAACATGTGCTTCCCTCCAGGAGTCTGCCATGCACCCAAGGGAGATTTTCAAGCAGAAGGAGAGGGCCATGTCCACCACCTCCATCTCCAGTCCTCAGCCTG GCAAGCTGAGGAGCCCCTTCCTGCAGAAGCAGCTCACCCAACCAGAGACCCACTTTGGCAGAGAGCCAGCTGCTGCCATCTCAAGGCCCAGGGCAG ATCTCCCTGCTGAGGAGCCGGCGCCCAGCACTCCTCCATGTCTGGTGCAGGCAGAAGAGGAGGCTGTGTATGAGGAACCCCCAGAGCAGGAGACCTTCTACGAGCAGCCCCCACTG GTGCAGCAGCAAGGTGCCGGCTCTGAGCACATTGACCACCACATTCAGGGCCAGGGGCTCAGTGGGCAAGGGCTCTGTGCCCGTGCCCTGTACGACTACCAGGCAG CCGACGACACAGAGATCTCCTTTGACCCCGAGAACCTCATCACGGGCATCGAGGTGATCGACGAAGGCTGGTGGCGTGGCTATGGGCCGGATGGCCATTTTGGCATGTTCCCTGCCAACTACGTGGAGCTCATTGAGTGA
- the DBNL gene encoding drebrin-like protein isoform X7 — MKATAMTSAWLAQGTGEGVNDVRKGACASHVSTMANFLKGAHVTINARAEEDVEPECIMEKVAKASGANYSFHKESGRFQDAGPQAPVGSVYQKTNAVSEIKRVGKDSFWAKAEKEEENRRLEEKRRAEEAQRQLEQERRERELREAARREQRYQEQGGEASPQSRTWEQQQEVVSRNRNEQESAMHPREIFKQKERAMSTTSISSPQPGKLRSPFLQKQLTQPETHFGREPAAAISRPRADLPAEEPAPSTPPCLVQAEEEAVYEEPPEQETFYEQPPLVQQQGAGSEHIDHHIQGQGLSGQGLCARALYDYQAADDTEISFDPENLITGIEVIDEGWWRGYGPDGHFGMFPANYVELIE, encoded by the exons ACAGGCGAGGGCGTGAACGATGTGCGGAAGGGAGCCTGCGCCAGCCACGTCAGCACCATGGCCAACTTCCTGAAG GGGGCCCATGTGACCATCAACGCACGGGCCGAGGAGGATGTGGAGCCTGAGTGCATCATGGAGAAGGTGGCCAAGGCTTCAGGTGCCAACTACAGCTTTCACAAGGAGAGTGGCCGCTTCCAGGACGCGGGACCCCAGGCCCCAGTG GGCTCTGTGTACCAGAAGACCAATGCCGTGTCTGAGATTAAAAGGGTTGGTAAAGACAGCTTCTGGGCCAAAGCAGAG aaggaggaggagaaccgTCGGCTGGAGGAAAAGCGGCGGGCCGAGGAGGCGCAGCGGCAGCTGGAGCAGGAGCGCCGGGAGCGTGAGCTGCGTGAGGCTGCACGCCGGGAGCAGCGCTATCAGGAGCAGGGTGGCGAGGCCAGCCCCCAGAG CAGGACGTGGGAGCAGCAGCAAGAAGTGGTTTCAAGGAACCGAAATGAGCAG GAGTCTGCCATGCACCCAAGGGAGATTTTCAAGCAGAAGGAGAGGGCCATGTCCACCACCTCCATCTCCAGTCCTCAGCCTG GCAAGCTGAGGAGCCCCTTCCTGCAGAAGCAGCTCACCCAACCAGAGACCCACTTTGGCAGAGAGCCAGCTGCTGCCATCTCAAGGCCCAGGGCAG ATCTCCCTGCTGAGGAGCCGGCGCCCAGCACTCCTCCATGTCTGGTGCAGGCAGAAGAGGAGGCTGTGTATGAGGAACCCCCAGAGCAGGAGACCTTCTACGAGCAGCCCCCACTG GTGCAGCAGCAAGGTGCCGGCTCTGAGCACATTGACCACCACATTCAGGGCCAGGGGCTCAGTGGGCAAGGGCTCTGTGCCCGTGCCCTGTACGACTACCAGGCAG CCGACGACACAGAGATCTCCTTTGACCCCGAGAACCTCATCACGGGCATCGAGGTGATCGACGAAGGCTGGTGGCGTGGCTATGGGCCGGATGGCCATTTTGGCATGTTCCCTGCCAACTACGTGGAGCTCATTGAGTGA
- the DBNL gene encoding drebrin-like protein isoform X6 — translation MKATAMTSAWLAQGTGEGVNDVRKGACASHVSTMANFLKGAHVTINARAEEDVEPECIMEKVAKASGANYSFHKESGRFQDAGPQAPVGSVYQKTNAVSEIKRVGKDSFWAKAEKEEENRRLEEKRRAEEAQRQLEQERRERELREAARREQRYQEQGGEASPQRTWEQQQEVVSRNRNEQESAMHPREIFKQKERAMSTTSISSPQPGKLRSPFLQKQLTQPETHFGREPAAAISRPRADLPAEEPAPSTPPCLVQAEEEAVYEEPPEQETFYEQPPLVQQQGAGSEHIDHHIQGQGLSGQGLCARALYDYQAADDTEISFDPENLITGIEVIDEGWWRGYGPDGHFGMFPANYVELIE, via the exons ACAGGCGAGGGCGTGAACGATGTGCGGAAGGGAGCCTGCGCCAGCCACGTCAGCACCATGGCCAACTTCCTGAAG GGGGCCCATGTGACCATCAACGCACGGGCCGAGGAGGATGTGGAGCCTGAGTGCATCATGGAGAAGGTGGCCAAGGCTTCAGGTGCCAACTACAGCTTTCACAAGGAGAGTGGCCGCTTCCAGGACGCGGGACCCCAGGCCCCAGTG GGCTCTGTGTACCAGAAGACCAATGCCGTGTCTGAGATTAAAAGGGTTGGTAAAGACAGCTTCTGGGCCAAAGCAGAG aaggaggaggagaaccgTCGGCTGGAGGAAAAGCGGCGGGCCGAGGAGGCGCAGCGGCAGCTGGAGCAGGAGCGCCGGGAGCGTGAGCTGCGTGAGGCTGCACGCCGGGAGCAGCGCTATCAGGAGCAGGGTGGCGAGGCCAGCCCCCAGAG GACGTGGGAGCAGCAGCAAGAAGTGGTTTCAAGGAACCGAAATGAGCAG GAGTCTGCCATGCACCCAAGGGAGATTTTCAAGCAGAAGGAGAGGGCCATGTCCACCACCTCCATCTCCAGTCCTCAGCCTG GCAAGCTGAGGAGCCCCTTCCTGCAGAAGCAGCTCACCCAACCAGAGACCCACTTTGGCAGAGAGCCAGCTGCTGCCATCTCAAGGCCCAGGGCAG ATCTCCCTGCTGAGGAGCCGGCGCCCAGCACTCCTCCATGTCTGGTGCAGGCAGAAGAGGAGGCTGTGTATGAGGAACCCCCAGAGCAGGAGACCTTCTACGAGCAGCCCCCACTG GTGCAGCAGCAAGGTGCCGGCTCTGAGCACATTGACCACCACATTCAGGGCCAGGGGCTCAGTGGGCAAGGGCTCTGTGCCCGTGCCCTGTACGACTACCAGGCAG CCGACGACACAGAGATCTCCTTTGACCCCGAGAACCTCATCACGGGCATCGAGGTGATCGACGAAGGCTGGTGGCGTGGCTATGGGCCGGATGGCCATTTTGGCATGTTCCCTGCCAACTACGTGGAGCTCATTGAGTGA